The Streptomyces kanamyceticus genome window below encodes:
- a CDS encoding acetolactate synthase large subunit, with amino-acid sequence MPNGAQILIDGLVGAGVRACFANPGTSEMHFVAALEDVSELRPVLCLFEGVATGAADGYGRMTGRPACTLLHLGPGLAGGLANLHNARRAATPLVNVVGDHALRHKRLDAPLESDIQALAGTVSGWTRRTYHAAELAGDVADAVAAATGPPGRIATLVVPADVSWSDAGDPPAAARPGPARRGLVSVDAVTGAADALRSGKSAAVLLGGEAVRGAGLAAAARIAAATGAALLYETFPARAERGAGRPVVERLPYLPSDARRRLAGVRHLVLAGAASPVAFFAYPGQDGALVPEGCEVHTLAAGPEDVTAALAGLAEVLGPGSPVREEAARPALPSGDLTAESAAAVIGALLPEGAVVVDEANTSGLWLPGATAGAPPHDWLTLTGGAMGQGLPLAVGAAVACPDRPVLALVGDGAAMYTVQALWTQAREGLDITTVVFDNRSYAILNLELAAVGAHTAGARARRLLDLSGPPLDFVALARGMGVPAERAETAEEFAALLKRGLAEPGPFLIDCVVPSLV; translated from the coding sequence ATGCCGAACGGAGCGCAGATCCTGATCGACGGACTCGTGGGCGCGGGGGTCCGCGCCTGCTTCGCCAATCCGGGGACCTCCGAGATGCACTTCGTGGCGGCTCTTGAGGACGTGTCCGAACTGCGGCCCGTGCTCTGCCTCTTCGAGGGCGTGGCCACGGGCGCGGCCGACGGGTACGGGCGGATGACGGGACGGCCCGCGTGCACGCTCCTGCACCTGGGCCCGGGGCTCGCGGGCGGCCTCGCCAACCTGCACAACGCGCGGCGCGCCGCGACCCCGCTGGTCAACGTCGTCGGCGACCACGCGCTGCGCCACAAGCGGCTCGACGCGCCCCTGGAGTCCGACATCCAGGCGCTCGCCGGTACGGTCTCGGGCTGGACCCGGCGTACGTATCACGCCGCCGAACTCGCGGGCGACGTCGCGGACGCGGTGGCCGCGGCGACCGGGCCGCCCGGGCGCATCGCGACCCTGGTGGTGCCCGCCGACGTGTCCTGGTCGGACGCGGGCGACCCGCCCGCCGCCGCGCGGCCCGGCCCCGCCCGGCGCGGGCTCGTCTCGGTGGACGCGGTGACCGGCGCCGCCGACGCGCTGCGGAGCGGCAAGAGCGCGGCCGTGCTGCTGGGCGGCGAGGCCGTGCGCGGGGCCGGGCTCGCGGCCGCGGCGCGGATCGCCGCGGCGACCGGCGCGGCGCTGCTGTACGAGACGTTCCCCGCCCGCGCCGAGCGCGGCGCGGGTCGCCCCGTCGTCGAGCGGCTCCCCTATCTCCCCAGCGACGCGCGGCGCCGCCTCGCGGGCGTACGGCACCTGGTGCTCGCCGGGGCCGCTTCGCCCGTCGCCTTCTTCGCCTATCCCGGGCAGGACGGCGCTCTGGTGCCCGAGGGGTGCGAGGTGCACACGCTCGCGGCGGGCCCGGAGGACGTGACGGCGGCGCTCGCGGGGCTCGCGGAGGTGCTGGGGCCCGGGTCCCCCGTACGGGAGGAGGCCGCGCGGCCCGCGCTGCCCTCGGGTGACCTCACCGCCGAGTCGGCGGCCGCCGTGATCGGGGCGCTGCTGCCCGAGGGTGCCGTGGTCGTCGACGAGGCCAACACCTCCGGGCTCTGGCTGCCCGGCGCGACGGCGGGCGCGCCGCCGCACGACTGGCTGACGCTGACCGGCGGGGCGATGGGGCAGGGCCTGCCGCTCGCCGTGGGCGCCGCGGTGGCCTGCCCCGACAGGCCCGTGCTCGCGCTGGTCGGGGACGGCGCCGCGATGTACACGGTGCAGGCGCTGTGGACGCAGGCCAGGGAAGGGCTCGACATCACGACCGTGGTCTTCGACAACCGGTCGTACGCGATCCTGAATCTGGAGCTGGCGGCGGTGGGGGCCCACACGGCGGGGGCCCGGGCCCGTCGGCTGCTCGACCTCTCGGGCCCGCCCCTCGACTTCGTCGCGCTGGCGCGCGGCATGGGCGTTCCCGCCGAACGGGCGGAGACGGCCGAGGAGTTCGCGGCCCTCCTGAAGCGGGGCCTCGCGGAGCCGGGACCCTTCCTGATCGACTGCGTGGTGCCGTCCCTGGTGTGA
- a CDS encoding GlxA family transcriptional regulator, translating to MPQGSSQPPPGRLHRVVVIVDENSNPFELGCATEVFGLRRPELGRELYDFTLCSPEPGTLMRDGFFTLTGVAGLEAADSADTLIVPNRPDTEVPRRPAVLDAVRGAHARGARLVGFCSGAFTLAEAGVLDGRRATAHWQWADAFRERFPAVRLEPDVLFVDDGDILTAAGSSAALDLGLHIVRRDFGAEVANSVSRRLVFAAHRDGGQRQFVERPVPQVRDESLAPLLAWAQERLGESLSVPGLAARAGVSPATLHRRFRAQLGTTPLAWLTGERVALACRLIERGEERLDVVARRSGLGTAANLRARLRRETGLSPSDYRRRFGPGGPDPAGRIPAAVQDRTP from the coding sequence ATGCCACAAGGATCCTCGCAGCCGCCGCCCGGCCGCCTCCACCGCGTCGTGGTGATCGTCGACGAGAACTCCAACCCCTTCGAGCTCGGCTGCGCCACGGAGGTCTTCGGCCTGCGCAGGCCCGAACTCGGCCGCGAACTCTATGACTTCACGCTCTGCTCGCCGGAGCCCGGCACCCTGATGCGGGACGGGTTCTTCACGCTCACCGGAGTCGCGGGGCTCGAAGCGGCCGACTCCGCGGACACCCTGATCGTGCCCAACAGGCCCGACACCGAGGTCCCGCGGCGGCCCGCCGTCCTGGACGCCGTCCGCGGGGCGCACGCGCGCGGGGCCCGCTTGGTGGGCTTCTGCAGCGGCGCCTTCACCCTCGCCGAGGCCGGGGTGCTCGACGGGCGCAGGGCCACCGCGCACTGGCAGTGGGCGGACGCCTTCCGGGAGCGGTTTCCGGCCGTGCGGCTCGAACCGGACGTGCTCTTCGTCGACGACGGGGACATCCTCACCGCGGCGGGCAGTTCGGCCGCCCTCGATCTGGGGCTGCACATCGTACGGAGGGACTTCGGCGCCGAGGTCGCCAACTCCGTGAGCAGGCGACTCGTCTTCGCGGCCCACCGGGACGGAGGCCAGCGGCAGTTCGTGGAGCGGCCCGTTCCGCAGGTGCGGGACGAGTCGCTCGCCCCGCTGCTCGCCTGGGCGCAGGAGCGGCTCGGGGAATCCCTCTCCGTGCCGGGTCTCGCGGCACGCGCGGGGGTCAGCCCCGCCACCTTGCACCGCCGCTTCCGCGCCCAGCTCGGCACCACCCCGCTGGCCTGGCTCACCGGCGAGCGCGTGGCCCTGGCCTGCCGACTCATCGAGCGCGGCGAGGAACGTCTGGACGTCGTCGCGCGCCGCAGCGGCCTCGGTACGGCCGCCAATCTGCGCGCCAGGCTGCGCCGCGAGACGGGGCTCAGCCCGAGCGACTACCGGCGCAGGTTCGGCCCGGGCGGGCCCGATCCGGCTGGCCGGATCCCGGCTGCCGTCCAGGACCGGACTCCGTGA
- a CDS encoding cupin domain-containing protein, giving the protein MSTEPLSLDQALASFDALWSPRIVTRVNDYDVRVAKVEGEHLWHVHDDTDEFFLVLGGELHIDLREPAGERRVTLPAGSVFTVPSGVEHKPYAPDGARILLFEPSGTLTVGDRHDEIPDHVDATTGHALTV; this is encoded by the coding sequence ATGAGCACCGAACCCCTCTCCCTCGACCAGGCCCTCGCCTCCTTCGACGCCCTGTGGAGCCCGCGCATCGTCACGCGGGTCAACGACTACGACGTACGCGTCGCGAAGGTCGAGGGCGAGCACCTCTGGCACGTCCACGACGACACCGACGAGTTCTTCCTCGTACTCGGCGGCGAGCTCCACATCGACCTGCGCGAACCGGCGGGGGAGCGCCGGGTCACGCTCCCCGCGGGCTCGGTCTTCACCGTCCCGTCCGGCGTCGAGCACAAGCCGTACGCCCCGGACGGCGCGCGCATCCTCCTCTTCGAGCCCAGCGGGACCCTGACGGTGGGCGACCGGCACGACGAGATCCCGGACCACGTGGACGCGACGACGGGGCACGCGCTCACCGTCTGA
- the kdpB gene encoding potassium-transporting ATPase subunit KdpB: MPSAAPTHTPAPAPVAPAPPPPPAVRRSARRRPAGLFQPRHLLAALPEAVRKLHPRALVRTPVLFVVAVGAVLTTLSALLHPAVFTWVIGGWLWLTVLFANLAEAVAEGRGRAQAASLRKARTDTVALRLRDNWRVGTDVGHATTEAVSAAELQPFDFVVVAAGGTIPADGEVVEGVAAVDESAVTGESAPVIRESGGDRSGVTGGTTVLSDRIVVRVTSRPGNSFLDRMIALVEGAARQKTPNEIALNILLAALTVAFILVVVSLQPMASYAGAAQSTTVLVALLVTLIPTTIGALLSAIGIAGMDRLVQRNVLAMSGRAVEAAGDVNTLLLDKTGTITLGNREAAAFVPLPGIDGLALADAAQLSSLADETPEGRSVVVLAKNAYGLREPADGELGHTRFVPFSAQTRMSGVDMGWENGALCAIRKGAAAQVIAWVESYGGRVPREAREYTDAIAQAGGTPLLVAVHDGDGPRVLGAIQLKDVVKDGIRERFAELRRMGIRTVMITGDNQLTARAIAQEAGVDDYLAEATPEDKLLLIKREQEGGKLVAMTGDGTNDAPALAQADVGVAMNTGTSAAKEAGNMVDLDSNPTKLIEIVEIGKQLLITRGALTTFSITNDVAKYFAIIPAMFAGAYPGLESLNVMGLHSPTSAITSAIIFNALIIVVLIPLALRGVRYVPASAQDLLRRNLAVYGLGGLIAPFVGIKLIDLLIATVPGLA, encoded by the coding sequence ATGCCCTCCGCCGCCCCCACCCACACCCCCGCTCCCGCTCCCGTCGCGCCCGCTCCCCCGCCCCCGCCCGCCGTACGCCGCTCGGCGCGGCGCCGCCCCGCCGGGCTCTTCCAGCCGCGCCATCTGCTCGCCGCCCTCCCGGAGGCCGTACGGAAACTGCATCCGCGCGCGCTCGTCCGCACCCCCGTGCTGTTCGTCGTCGCCGTCGGCGCCGTGCTCACCACGCTCTCCGCGCTCCTCCACCCCGCGGTGTTCACCTGGGTCATCGGCGGCTGGCTGTGGCTCACCGTGCTCTTCGCCAACCTCGCGGAGGCGGTCGCCGAGGGCCGCGGCAGGGCGCAGGCCGCCTCGCTGCGCAAGGCGCGCACGGACACGGTGGCGCTGCGCCTGCGCGACAACTGGCGGGTCGGCACGGACGTCGGCCACGCCACGACGGAGGCCGTGTCCGCCGCCGAGCTCCAGCCCTTCGACTTCGTCGTCGTCGCGGCGGGCGGGACGATCCCGGCCGACGGCGAGGTCGTCGAGGGCGTCGCGGCGGTCGACGAGTCCGCCGTCACCGGCGAATCGGCGCCCGTCATCCGCGAGTCGGGCGGCGACCGCAGCGGGGTCACCGGCGGCACGACGGTACTGTCCGACCGCATCGTCGTGCGGGTCACGTCCCGGCCCGGCAACTCCTTCCTCGACCGCATGATCGCGCTGGTCGAGGGCGCCGCCCGGCAGAAGACGCCCAACGAGATCGCGCTGAACATCCTGCTCGCCGCGCTCACCGTCGCGTTCATCCTGGTCGTCGTCTCGCTCCAGCCCATGGCCTCGTACGCGGGGGCCGCCCAGTCGACGACGGTCCTGGTGGCCCTGCTCGTCACGCTCATCCCGACGACGATCGGCGCGCTGCTCTCCGCCATCGGCATCGCGGGCATGGACCGGCTCGTCCAGCGCAACGTCCTCGCGATGAGCGGGCGCGCGGTCGAGGCGGCGGGCGACGTCAACACCCTGCTGCTCGACAAGACGGGCACCATCACGCTCGGCAACCGCGAGGCCGCGGCCTTCGTGCCGCTGCCCGGCATCGACGGACTCGCCCTCGCGGACGCCGCCCAGCTCTCCTCGCTGGCCGACGAGACCCCCGAGGGCCGCTCCGTGGTCGTCCTCGCGAAGAACGCGTACGGCCTGCGGGAGCCCGCGGACGGGGAGCTGGGCCACACGCGGTTCGTGCCGTTCAGCGCGCAGACCCGCATGAGCGGCGTCGACATGGGCTGGGAGAACGGGGCGCTCTGCGCGATCCGCAAGGGCGCGGCGGCCCAGGTGATCGCGTGGGTGGAGAGCTACGGCGGGCGCGTGCCGCGCGAGGCGCGCGAGTACACCGACGCGATCGCGCAGGCGGGCGGCACCCCGCTGCTCGTCGCGGTGCACGACGGGGACGGGCCGCGGGTGCTCGGCGCGATCCAGCTCAAGGACGTCGTCAAGGACGGGATCAGGGAGCGCTTCGCCGAGCTGCGCCGCATGGGCATCCGCACCGTCATGATCACCGGCGACAATCAGCTGACGGCCCGCGCGATCGCCCAGGAGGCGGGCGTGGACGACTACTTGGCGGAGGCGACGCCCGAGGACAAGCTGCTGCTGATCAAGCGCGAGCAGGAGGGCGGCAAGCTCGTCGCGATGACCGGTGACGGCACCAACGACGCGCCCGCGCTCGCCCAGGCCGATGTCGGCGTGGCCATGAACACCGGTACCTCCGCCGCCAAGGAGGCCGGGAACATGGTGGACCTGGACTCCAACCCGACCAAGCTCATCGAGATCGTCGAGATCGGCAAGCAACTCCTCATCACCCGGGGCGCGCTCACCACCTTCTCGATCACGAACGACGTCGCGAAGTACTTCGCGATCATCCCCGCCATGTTCGCCGGGGCCTATCCGGGCCTGGAGTCGCTGAACGTCATGGGCCTGCACAGCCCGACCTCCGCGATCACCTCGGCGATCATCTTCAACGCGCTGATCATCGTCGTCCTGATCCCGCTGGCCCTGCGCGGAGTCCGCTACGTACCGGCCTCCGCGCAGGACCTGCTGCGCCGCAACCTGGCCGTCTACGGCCTGGGCGGGCTCATCGCGCCGTTCGTCGGGATCAAGCTGATCGACCTGCTGATCGCGACGGTCCCCGGTCTCGCGTAG
- a CDS encoding bleomycin resistance protein: MPEKTIPLLPCQEIQPVVDFYTALGFETTYLQKSPYAYAAFERGAIELQFFAMKGYDPKESYSGCYVLTDDVAALHAAFRAGLKAAYGRIPARGLPRIGPLKDMSYGMRQFLMSDPGGNSIRVGQAIGEDQSMRPAPKGTFARALHTADLFADSKEDLPGAAKIIDRALGLTDERPTPEQEVRLLVLRGDIAQRIGDDTLAESFLARAAGVELTDGERESTHDALARLAELRD, translated from the coding sequence ATGCCAGAGAAAACCATCCCCCTCCTCCCGTGCCAGGAGATCCAGCCGGTGGTCGACTTCTACACCGCGCTGGGTTTCGAGACGACCTACCTCCAAAAGAGCCCGTACGCCTACGCCGCCTTCGAGCGAGGCGCCATCGAGCTGCAGTTCTTCGCCATGAAGGGGTACGACCCGAAGGAGTCCTACTCCGGCTGCTACGTCCTCACCGACGACGTGGCGGCACTGCACGCCGCCTTCCGCGCCGGGCTCAAGGCGGCGTACGGCAGGATCCCCGCCCGGGGGCTGCCCCGCATCGGACCGCTCAAGGACATGTCGTACGGAATGCGGCAGTTCCTGATGAGCGACCCCGGCGGCAACAGCATCCGCGTCGGGCAGGCGATCGGCGAGGACCAGTCGATGCGCCCCGCGCCCAAGGGGACCTTCGCGCGCGCCCTGCACACGGCGGACCTGTTCGCCGACTCCAAGGAGGACCTGCCGGGGGCCGCGAAGATCATCGATCGCGCGCTCGGCCTGACGGACGAGCGGCCCACGCCCGAACAGGAAGTGCGCCTGCTCGTCCTGCGCGGCGACATCGCCCAGCGGATCGGCGACGACACCCTGGCCGAGAGCTTCCTCGCCCGCGCGGCCGGGGTCGAACTCACCGACGGGGAAAGGGAGTCGACACACGACGCCCTCGCGCGCCTCGCCGAGCTGCGGGACTGA
- a CDS encoding sensor histidine kinase, with the protein MSDDVRPGALKVYLGAAPGVGKTCRMLDEAHRRAARGTDVVVGAVACHGRPHTEAMLAGLEVLPSAGGGLDLAALLARRPRLAVVDDLAEINTPGGGRRSRRWQDIEELLAAGVDVITAVDIRHLESLNDVVEKITRVPVTETVPDRVVRRARQIELVDMDPEALRRRMAHGGIHAPEDMDAALAHHFRPGNLTALRELALRWLAGHVGEQLRSHRSEHGGDGVREARERVVVALTGGPEGETLIRRAARIGDLPRTLGAPHSGGDLLAVHVARSDGLAAGASHAALVRQRRLVESLGGSYHSVVGDHVPTSLVEFARAENATQLVLGTSRRGRLERFLTGSGIGETVVALSDDIDVHMVTHERAGGGRVLPSLRRTLPHSRLIAGPVAGLVLPLLLTATLALDGMRGTLNLTSEALLFLLTVVGVACIGGVASAVLASVTASLLLNYWFMPPIGHFTLGDPNSMVALGVFAVVAATVAAVVDRSLRLSRRSARATAEAETMSSLAGSIVRGDHAIPALLERTRETFGMESAELVDELPDSDGALVGVPVGTGSFLVLRGRPLPSSARRVLAAFAAHVGAALERARLAEAAAEVEPVKAADRMRTALLRAVGHDLRTPLAAGWAAVASLRSRDVQFSAEDRDALLATADESLAKLDRLVENLLDLSRLEAGALTLKLRATALEEVLAPALDALPEGGPRIETQHLEGIPAVLADPPLLERVLANLMGNAVRHSPPHEPVLVSASALADRVELRVVDRGPGLPPTGRERLFEPFQRLGDTDNSTGLGLGLALSRGLTEAMDGTLTPEDTPGGGLTMVLSLPCAEWPADLSPRVPAAAAPGPARPGAAPPG; encoded by the coding sequence ATGAGCGATGACGTACGACCCGGAGCGCTGAAGGTCTATCTGGGGGCGGCCCCCGGCGTCGGCAAGACCTGCCGCATGCTCGACGAGGCGCACCGCAGGGCCGCCCGCGGCACCGACGTGGTCGTCGGGGCCGTCGCGTGCCACGGCCGCCCGCACACCGAGGCGATGCTCGCGGGCCTGGAGGTGCTGCCGTCCGCCGGGGGCGGCCTCGACCTCGCGGCACTGCTCGCACGCCGCCCGCGCCTCGCCGTCGTCGACGACCTCGCGGAGATCAACACCCCTGGAGGCGGCCGCCGTTCGCGCCGCTGGCAGGACATCGAGGAGCTCCTCGCGGCCGGTGTCGACGTCATCACCGCCGTCGACATCCGGCACCTGGAGTCCCTCAACGACGTCGTCGAGAAGATCACCCGGGTGCCCGTCACCGAGACCGTCCCCGACCGCGTCGTCCGCCGCGCCCGGCAGATCGAGCTGGTCGACATGGACCCCGAGGCGCTGCGCCGCCGCATGGCGCACGGCGGTATCCACGCCCCCGAGGACATGGACGCGGCCCTCGCCCACCACTTCCGCCCCGGCAACCTCACCGCGCTGCGCGAACTGGCCCTGCGCTGGCTGGCCGGACACGTCGGCGAGCAGCTCAGGAGCCACCGGAGCGAGCACGGCGGCGACGGCGTCCGCGAGGCCCGCGAGCGCGTCGTCGTCGCGCTCACCGGCGGCCCCGAGGGCGAGACCCTGATCCGCCGCGCCGCCCGCATCGGCGATCTGCCCCGCACCCTCGGCGCCCCGCACTCCGGGGGCGACCTGCTCGCCGTGCACGTGGCCCGCAGCGACGGCCTCGCCGCGGGGGCCTCGCACGCCGCCCTGGTCCGCCAGCGCCGCCTGGTGGAGAGCCTCGGCGGCAGCTACCACTCGGTCGTCGGCGACCACGTGCCCACCTCCCTGGTCGAGTTCGCCCGCGCGGAGAACGCCACCCAGCTCGTCCTCGGCACCAGCAGACGCGGCCGCCTGGAGCGCTTCCTGACCGGCAGCGGCATCGGCGAGACCGTCGTCGCGCTCTCCGACGACATCGACGTCCACATGGTCACGCACGAACGCGCGGGCGGCGGCCGGGTGTTGCCCTCCCTGCGCCGTACGCTGCCGCACTCGCGCCTGATCGCGGGCCCGGTCGCGGGACTCGTCCTGCCGCTGCTCCTCACCGCCACCCTCGCGCTCGACGGGATGCGCGGCACCCTGAACCTCACCAGCGAGGCGCTGCTCTTCCTGCTCACCGTGGTCGGCGTGGCCTGCATCGGCGGCGTCGCCTCCGCCGTCCTCGCCTCGGTCACGGCGTCGCTGCTGCTCAACTACTGGTTCATGCCGCCGATCGGCCACTTCACTCTCGGCGACCCCAACAGCATGGTCGCGCTCGGGGTGTTCGCCGTCGTCGCGGCCACCGTGGCCGCCGTCGTGGACCGCTCGCTGCGGCTCTCCCGGCGCTCGGCGCGCGCCACCGCGGAGGCCGAGACGATGTCCTCGCTGGCGGGCAGCATCGTCCGCGGCGACCATGCCATCCCCGCGCTCCTGGAACGCACCAGGGAGACCTTCGGCATGGAGTCCGCCGAACTCGTCGACGAACTCCCCGATAGCGACGGGGCGTTGGTCGGCGTGCCGGTCGGCACCGGCTCCTTCCTGGTGCTGCGAGGACGCCCGCTGCCGTCCTCCGCGCGCCGCGTCCTCGCCGCCTTCGCCGCACACGTCGGCGCCGCCCTGGAGCGCGCCAGGCTGGCCGAGGCCGCCGCCGAGGTCGAGCCGGTCAAGGCCGCCGACCGGATGCGCACCGCGCTGCTGCGGGCGGTCGGCCACGACCTGCGCACCCCGCTGGCCGCGGGATGGGCCGCCGTCGCCTCGCTGCGCAGCCGCGACGTCCAGTTCTCCGCCGAGGACCGCGACGCGCTGCTCGCCACCGCCGACGAGTCCCTCGCCAAGCTGGACCGCCTGGTGGAGAACCTCCTCGACCTGAGCAGGCTGGAGGCGGGCGCGCTCACCCTCAAACTCCGGGCCACCGCCCTGGAGGAGGTCCTGGCGCCCGCCCTCGACGCGCTGCCGGAGGGCGGGCCCCGCATCGAGACGCAGCATCTGGAGGGGATCCCCGCCGTCCTCGCCGACCCGCCCCTCCTGGAGCGCGTGCTCGCCAACCTGATGGGCAACGCGGTCCGCCACTCGCCGCCCCACGAGCCGGTCCTCGTCTCGGCGAGCGCGCTCGCCGACCGCGTCGAACTGCGCGTCGTCGACCGGGGCCCCGGACTGCCTCCGACGGGCCGCGAGCGGCTCTTCGAACCGTTCCAGCGGCTCGGCGACACCGACAACAGCACCGGGCTCGGCCTCGGACTCGCGCTCTCGCGCGGTCTGACCGAGGCCATGGACGGCACGCTCACCCCGGAGGACACCCCGGGCGGCGGGCTCACGATGGTGCTGTCACTGCCCTGCGCGGAGTGGCCCGCGGACCTCAGCCCACGTGTACCCGCGGCCGCCGCTCCGGGTCCGGCTCGGCCCGGCGCAGCACCTCCCGGGTGA
- a CDS encoding APC family permease, with the protein MTAKSPHPLRAWLLEGLTELSARHQGPHGTPPAEHQGHKWWRVMCLTGVDYFSTLGYQPGIAALAAGLLSPLATLVLIALTLLGALPVYRRVAKESPHGEGSIHMLERLLPWWSGKMFVLVLLGFAATDFIITITLSAADASAHVVENPFAPHWLDGENVLITLVLIAALGAVFLKGFREAIGVAVALVGVFLLLNLIVLATSVWLVLSEPVRVGDWWSAMTAEHSSPFVMVGVAVLVFPKLALGMSGFETGVAVMPQVRGDDTDTYEKPAGRIRDTRKLLTTAALLMSCFLLLSSLATTILIPQDDFEKGGPANGRALAYLAHEHLGEVFGTLYDVSTIAILWFAGASALAGLLNIVPRYLPRYGMAPEWTRAVRPLVLVFMAIAVGITLWFNADVDAQSGAYATGVLVLMLSAAFASTVAVRHRGHRAATLGFGLITAVFAYTLVTNVVERPDGIKIAALFILGIVLTSFASRVHRAFELRATGVVFDETAARLIDEVAASGPVRIIANEPQEHSTAEYRAKEYSQREQTHIPGGKPVLFLEVLVHNSSDFTTSLTVCGDEKHASRRLRVTGPGVPNTIAAVLIEIRDRTGQVPHAYFNWTEGNPLSHLLRFLVFGDGEVAPVTREVLRRAEPDPERRPRVHVG; encoded by the coding sequence ATGACCGCGAAGTCCCCGCACCCTCTGCGCGCCTGGCTCCTCGAAGGTCTGACCGAGCTGTCCGCCCGGCACCAGGGCCCGCACGGCACCCCGCCCGCCGAGCACCAGGGCCACAAGTGGTGGCGCGTGATGTGTCTGACCGGCGTGGACTACTTCTCCACGCTCGGCTACCAGCCGGGCATCGCGGCCCTCGCCGCCGGACTGCTCTCGCCGCTCGCCACCCTGGTCCTGATCGCCCTGACGCTGCTCGGCGCGCTGCCGGTCTACCGCAGGGTGGCCAAGGAGTCGCCGCACGGCGAGGGCTCGATCCACATGCTGGAGCGGCTGCTCCCCTGGTGGTCGGGGAAGATGTTCGTCCTCGTCCTGCTCGGGTTCGCCGCCACGGACTTCATCATCACCATCACGCTGTCCGCCGCCGACGCCTCCGCGCACGTCGTGGAGAACCCCTTCGCCCCGCACTGGCTGGACGGCGAGAACGTCCTGATCACCCTCGTCCTGATCGCGGCGCTCGGCGCGGTCTTCCTCAAGGGGTTCCGCGAGGCGATCGGCGTCGCCGTCGCCCTGGTCGGCGTCTTCCTCCTGCTCAACCTCATCGTGCTCGCCACCTCGGTGTGGCTGGTGCTCAGCGAGCCGGTGCGCGTCGGCGACTGGTGGAGCGCGATGACGGCCGAGCACTCCTCGCCGTTCGTCATGGTCGGCGTCGCGGTGCTCGTCTTCCCGAAGCTGGCGCTCGGCATGTCCGGGTTCGAGACCGGGGTGGCGGTGATGCCGCAGGTCCGGGGCGACGACACGGACACCTACGAGAAACCGGCGGGCCGGATCAGGGACACCCGCAAGCTGCTGACCACGGCGGCGCTCCTGATGAGCTGCTTCCTGCTGCTCTCCAGCCTGGCGACGACGATCCTGATCCCGCAGGACGACTTCGAGAAGGGCGGCCCGGCCAACGGGCGGGCCCTCGCCTATCTGGCGCACGAACACCTGGGCGAGGTGTTCGGCACGCTCTACGACGTCTCGACGATCGCCATCCTGTGGTTCGCCGGGGCCTCCGCGCTCGCCGGGCTGCTCAACATCGTGCCGCGCTACCTGCCGCGCTACGGCATGGCGCCCGAGTGGACGCGGGCGGTGCGGCCGCTGGTCCTCGTCTTCATGGCGATCGCGGTGGGCATCACGCTCTGGTTCAACGCCGACGTCGACGCGCAGAGCGGCGCGTACGCCACCGGCGTCCTCGTCCTGATGCTGTCCGCCGCCTTCGCCTCGACGGTCGCCGTGCGCCACCGGGGGCACCGGGCGGCCACCCTCGGCTTCGGCCTGATCACCGCCGTGTTCGCGTACACCCTGGTCACCAATGTCGTCGAGCGGCCCGACGGCATCAAGATCGCGGCGCTCTTCATCCTCGGGATCGTCCTGACGTCCTTCGCCTCGCGGGTGCACCGGGCCTTCGAACTGCGGGCGACGGGCGTGGTGTTCGACGAGACGGCGGCGCGGCTCATCGACGAGGTCGCCGCGTCGGGCCCCGTGCGGATCATCGCCAACGAACCGCAGGAGCACAGCACCGCCGAGTACCGCGCCAAGGAGTACAGCCAGCGCGAGCAGACCCACATCCCGGGCGGCAAGCCCGTGCTCTTCCTGGAGGTCCTGGTCCACAACTCCTCCGACTTCACCACCTCGCTGACGGTGTGCGGCGACGAGAAGCACGCTTCGCGCAGGCTGCGGGTGACGGGGCCCGGGGTGCCCAACACCATCGCGGCGGTCCTGATCGAGATCCGCGACCGCACCGGCCAGGTCCCGCACGCCTACTTCAACTGGACCGAGGGCAACCCGCTCAGCCATCTGCTGCGCTTCCTCGTCTTCGGCGACGGCGAGGTCGCCCCCGTCACCCGGGAGGTGCTGCGCCGGGCCGAGCCGGACCCGGAGCGGCGGCCGCGGGTACACGTGGGCTGA